AAACCCTAACTTTTAACAAAATCCTCCGATATACTTTATCCACAATTAATGGCGGCTAACACATCAATCGCTGACGTTGAGAAAGTATTCAGAAAGTTTGACGTTAACGGCGATGGTAAGATATCAATCACTGAACTCGGATCTATTCTCGGCGCACTAGGTACCGTAACGGCGGAGTCAGAATTGAAAGTCGTAATGAAGGAGATCGATACAGACGGCGACGGTTTCATTGATCTGAATGAATTTATTCAGTTTATTCAACGCAGCGGCGGTGAGAATAATGATGAGTTACGTGAAGCGTTTGATATGTACGATCAGAACAAAAACGGTAAAATATGTGCAAGTGAA
This genomic window from Rutidosis leptorrhynchoides isolate AG116_Rl617_1_P2 chromosome 2, CSIRO_AGI_Rlap_v1, whole genome shotgun sequence contains:
- the LOC139893379 gene encoding probable calcium-binding protein CML23, whose amino-acid sequence is MAANTSIADVEKVFRKFDVNGDGKISITELGSILGALGTVTAESELKVVMKEIDTDGDGFIDLNEFIQFIQRSGGENNDELREAFDMYDQNKNGKICASELHSVMKSLGEKCSFKDCQKMIASVDVDGDGCVNFEEFKKMMNK